A single Xenopus laevis strain J_2021 chromosome 3S, Xenopus_laevis_v10.1, whole genome shotgun sequence DNA region contains:
- the mespa.S gene encoding mesoderm posterior homolog A S homeolog (The RefSeq protein has 1 substitution compared to this genomic sequence) has protein sequence MDFSPTKLHLNQSLSPHECNPLQQWGYPDSEGYCSLSPASSIDSSGFSPPYQSCAFANEAYSSIHTAFTQMEKLKSKPQEISTKKDHRNRKVYDRERHSASEREKMRMRNLSSALQNLRRYLPPAVAPVGKTLTKIEILRLTIRYISHLSEVLGLDEETLIKRREEEMRRSNMCHIGLCYCHDRQHCSEAKPHASETVNSPYFSSSPRLFPEQNISETQQQEFQQPARWATEGKASDLGDHMKTFSSCALASQPIHSIETKDDLTIISPISPDQGFCQNFIDDMWDELQEKDLWTSFQPPETLQHLAY, from the exons ATGGATTTCTCTCCAACAAAACTACACTTAAACCAGAGTCTTTCACCTCAAGAGTGTAACCCGCTACAGCAATGGGGATACCCTGATTCTGAAGGCTACTGTAGCTTGTCTCCAGCCTCTTCCATTGATTCTTCTGGATTTTCTCCTCCCTATCAATCCTGTGCCTTTGCTAATGAGGCTTACAGCAGCATTCATACAGCTTTCACTCAGATGGAAAAGCTGAAAAGCAAGCCACAAGAAATTTCTACAAAGAAGGACCACAGGAATCGGAAAGTTTATGATCGAGAGAGACACAGTGCCAGTGAGAGGGAGAAGATGAGAATGAGAAATTTGTCCTCTGCTCTCCAGAACCTGAGAAGATACTTGCCTCCAGCCGTAGCCCCAGTTGGCAAAACCTTAACAAAAATTGAGATTCTGCGTCTCACCATCCGTTATATATCCCACCTGTCTGAGGTTCTTGGCCTTGATGAGGAGACCTTGATCAAGAGAAGAGAGGAAGAAATGAGAAGGTCCAACATGTGCCATATTGGTCTGTGCTACTGCCACGACAGACAGCACTGCTCAGAAGCCAAGCCACACGCTTCAGAGACTGTAAACTCACCCTATTTCTCCAGTTCTCCAAGATTGTTTCCTGAGCAGAACATCTCTGAAACACAACAGCAAGAATTTCAACAGCCAGCCAGATGGGCCACTGAAGGCAAAGCTTCAGATCTGGGTGATCACATGAAAACTTTCTCCTCTTGTGCACTGGCATCTCAACCCATCCACAGCATAGAGACAAAAGATGACTTGACCATAATCTCGCCAATTTCTCCAGACCAGGGATTTTGTCAG aaCTTCATAGATGACATGTGGGATGAACTGCAAGAGAAAGATCTGTGGACATCGTTCCAACCACCTGAAACACTTCAGCATCTTGCTTATTAA